In Apteryx mantelli isolate bAptMan1 chromosome 26, bAptMan1.hap1, whole genome shotgun sequence, a single window of DNA contains:
- the PLEKHN1 gene encoding pleckstrin homology domain-containing family N member 1 isoform X2, protein MGNIACVPQAPGRFRHSFRRKPSLKKEKDGKKKLPSFFGIEGGQERDTTTDKILQYIPGKNIQNQENQKENLDQRFPSLFKKGRKKTVVRNLGKIIYYSKVKFKFQHCQEVSDCYLELFQSYLYFQSVGSNGLTYQGLLPLKELNVCEIENVKSTGLEDHAFRITGPLLNPLIVFCPTESELKQWLYHLEKQIHLNGGSLGLPFLSQNDWKQSSMRKEELRWSMQNMPVEEWRGTQRESLGDVLCVSKVKLQHLPFQEQHDRLLVLYPSTLVIVSEERNSLYFKGELPLNAVQVHFEENEKTSFLIEGRLINSIRVICPSYDDYQEWLYCLKTAQFRNADSSLSGSESFSGSKLLHIGPFAGSGRGSLTSDGRTNSWTSGGKVATLTHLSQNSGSLPDSQSFVLMPENRVLEDPLSPGYSQPLHCLAHTNWPSTGLPTQELRRGGSSRKSKGKCGPCSQQPQPPSQDMNRNMCSFIPENPNGELLSSVYNEPYSAHSSQHHPAASPPHLDLSNLNRWSLVESQHSTASSSLERRTVPRSPLYADPYTPSSLTARSVAGSSFLEEFSQCHGQTGSAQVNRCPAIPVSGHLPLQKKNSQPLTSSHWREVPAAQRYSTPGTSCSLRLGPSDDASYFAKVSSLREEHRDTSLQPPEGSTGAYDLPDLNCLHRDSAAYHDYAELQSFQSDCSYDNLWDAEVKESGALHASPAPSQQFYQA, encoded by the exons AATATTCAGAACCAGGAAAACCAGAAAGAAAACTTGGACCAAAGGTTCCCTAGCCTGTTCAAGAAGGGACGCAAGAAAACAGTTGTCAGGAATCTGGGGAAAATCATCTACTACTCCAAGGTCAAGTTTAAATTCCAGCACTGTCAG GAGGTGAGCGACTGCTACTTGGAGCTGTTCCAGTCTTATCTGTACTTTCAGTCTGTGGGCTCCAATGGACTCACCTACCAG GGACTGCTGCCTTTGAAAGAGCTGAATGTGTGTGAAATTGAGAATGTGaagagcacagggctggaggaTCATGCTTTCCGGATTACAG GTCCCTTACTGAATCCCCTTATCGTGTTCTGCCCTACTGAGTCAGAGCTGAAGCAGTGGCTTTATCACCTGGAGAAACAGATCCACCTAAACGGAGGAAGCCTTGGCTTGCCCTTCCTCTCTCAG AATGACTGGAAGCAAAGCTCCATGAGGAAGGAGGAGCTGCGATGGTCTATGCAGAACATGCCTGTTGAGGAGTGGAGAGGCACCCAGCGGGAATCCCTAGGCGATGTCCTCTGTGTTTCCAAAGTGAAGCTTCAGCATCTGCCTTTTCAG GAGCAGCACGACCGGCTGTTGGTCCTTTACCCTTCCACGCTGGTGATAGTGTCTGAAGAGCGCAACAGCCTCTATTTTAAG GGTGAGCTACCACTGAACGCTGTCCAAGTGCATTTCGAAGAGAACGAGAAAACTTCTTTTTTAATAGAAG GCCGACTAATCAATTCGATCCGGGTGATCTGCCCCAGCTATGACGATTACCAGGAGTGGCTCTACTGTCTCAAAACAGCCCAGTTTCGAAACGCTGACTCCTCCCTCTCTGGATCAGAGAGCTTCTCAGGATCAAAGCTGCTGCACATTGGCCCG TTTGCAGGCAGTGGGAGAGGGTCACTCACTTCTGATGGCCGTACAAACTCCTGGACGTCTGGAGGGAAAGTGGCCACCTTAACACACCTCTCACAGAACAGCGGCTCTCTCCCCGACAGCCAGTCCTTCGTGCTTATGCCTGAGAACAGAGTGCTTGAAGACCCACTCTCCCCTGGCTATTCCCAGCCTCTCCAC tgcctGGCACATACCAACTGGCCAAGCACAGGGCTGCCCACACAGGAGCTGCGGAGAGGGGGCAGCTCCAGAAAGTCCAAAGGCAAATGTGGACCTTGCAGCCAGCAGCCACAGCCACCCAGCCAGGACATGAACAGGAACATGTGTAGCTTCATTCCTGAAAACCCCAATGGCGAGCTGCTGTCTTCAGTGTACAATGAGCCGTACTCTGCACACAGCTCCCAGCATCATCCAGCAGCTTCCCCACCACACCTGGACCTGAGCAAC CTGAACAGATGGAGCTTGGTGGAAAGTCAGCACTCAACAGCTTCCAGCTCCCTGGAAAGGCGGACCGTGCCCCGCTCCCCCTTGTACGCTGACCCCTATACACCCAGCTCCCTCACTGCACGCAGTGTGGCAGGCTCCAGCTTTCTGGAAGAG ttcTCGCAGTGTCATGGACAGACGGGTTCAGCACAGGTGAATCGTTGCCCAGCCATTCCAGTATCCGGTCACCTTCCTCTCCAGAAGAAGAACTCCCAGCCTCTGACAAGCAGTCACTGGAGAGAGGTGCCTGCAGCTCAGAGATACAGCACCCCTGGTACCTCATGCAGTCTCCGTCTGGGGCCTTCTGATGATGCTTCTTATTTTGCAAAA GTCTCTTCTCTGCGAGAGGAGCATCGGGACACCTCACTGCAGCCACCAG AGGGGAGCACTGGCGCTTACGACCTGCCAGATCTCAACTGCCTGCACCGTGACTCTGCAGCCTACCATGACTATGCCGAACTCCAGAGCTTCCAGAGTGACTGTAGCTATGACAACCTGTGGGATGCTGAGGTGAAGGAGTCAGGTGCGCTGCATGCCTCACCAGCACCGAGCCAGCAGTTCTACCAGGCCTGA
- the PLEKHN1 gene encoding pleckstrin homology domain-containing family N member 1 isoform X1 has product MGKNIQNQENQKENLDQRFPSLFKKGRKKTVVRNLGKIIYYSKVKFKFQHCQEVSDCYLELFQSYLYFQSVGSNGLTYQGLLPLKELNVCEIENVKSTGLEDHAFRITGPLLNPLIVFCPTESELKQWLYHLEKQIHLNGGSLGLPFLSQNDWKQSSMRKEELRWSMQNMPVEEWRGTQRESLGDVLCVSKVKLQHLPFQEQHDRLLVLYPSTLVIVSEERNSLYFKGELPLNAVQVHFEENEKTSFLIEGRLINSIRVICPSYDDYQEWLYCLKTAQFRNADSSLSGSESFSGSKLLHIGPFAGSGRGSLTSDGRTNSWTSGGKVATLTHLSQNSGSLPDSQSFVLMPENRVLEDPLSPGYSQPLHCLAHTNWPSTGLPTQELRRGGSSRKSKGKCGPCSQQPQPPSQDMNRNMCSFIPENPNGELLSSVYNEPYSAHSSQHHPAASPPHLDLSNLNRWSLVESQHSTASSSLERRTVPRSPLYADPYTPSSLTARSVAGSSFLEEFSQCHGQTGSAQVNRCPAIPVSGHLPLQKKNSQPLTSSHWREVPAAQRYSTPGTSCSLRLGPSDDASYFAKVSSLREEHRDTSLQPPEGSTGAYDLPDLNCLHRDSAAYHDYAELQSFQSDCSYDNLWDAEVKESGALHASPAPSQQFYQA; this is encoded by the exons ATGGGAAAG AATATTCAGAACCAGGAAAACCAGAAAGAAAACTTGGACCAAAGGTTCCCTAGCCTGTTCAAGAAGGGACGCAAGAAAACAGTTGTCAGGAATCTGGGGAAAATCATCTACTACTCCAAGGTCAAGTTTAAATTCCAGCACTGTCAG GAGGTGAGCGACTGCTACTTGGAGCTGTTCCAGTCTTATCTGTACTTTCAGTCTGTGGGCTCCAATGGACTCACCTACCAG GGACTGCTGCCTTTGAAAGAGCTGAATGTGTGTGAAATTGAGAATGTGaagagcacagggctggaggaTCATGCTTTCCGGATTACAG GTCCCTTACTGAATCCCCTTATCGTGTTCTGCCCTACTGAGTCAGAGCTGAAGCAGTGGCTTTATCACCTGGAGAAACAGATCCACCTAAACGGAGGAAGCCTTGGCTTGCCCTTCCTCTCTCAG AATGACTGGAAGCAAAGCTCCATGAGGAAGGAGGAGCTGCGATGGTCTATGCAGAACATGCCTGTTGAGGAGTGGAGAGGCACCCAGCGGGAATCCCTAGGCGATGTCCTCTGTGTTTCCAAAGTGAAGCTTCAGCATCTGCCTTTTCAG GAGCAGCACGACCGGCTGTTGGTCCTTTACCCTTCCACGCTGGTGATAGTGTCTGAAGAGCGCAACAGCCTCTATTTTAAG GGTGAGCTACCACTGAACGCTGTCCAAGTGCATTTCGAAGAGAACGAGAAAACTTCTTTTTTAATAGAAG GCCGACTAATCAATTCGATCCGGGTGATCTGCCCCAGCTATGACGATTACCAGGAGTGGCTCTACTGTCTCAAAACAGCCCAGTTTCGAAACGCTGACTCCTCCCTCTCTGGATCAGAGAGCTTCTCAGGATCAAAGCTGCTGCACATTGGCCCG TTTGCAGGCAGTGGGAGAGGGTCACTCACTTCTGATGGCCGTACAAACTCCTGGACGTCTGGAGGGAAAGTGGCCACCTTAACACACCTCTCACAGAACAGCGGCTCTCTCCCCGACAGCCAGTCCTTCGTGCTTATGCCTGAGAACAGAGTGCTTGAAGACCCACTCTCCCCTGGCTATTCCCAGCCTCTCCAC tgcctGGCACATACCAACTGGCCAAGCACAGGGCTGCCCACACAGGAGCTGCGGAGAGGGGGCAGCTCCAGAAAGTCCAAAGGCAAATGTGGACCTTGCAGCCAGCAGCCACAGCCACCCAGCCAGGACATGAACAGGAACATGTGTAGCTTCATTCCTGAAAACCCCAATGGCGAGCTGCTGTCTTCAGTGTACAATGAGCCGTACTCTGCACACAGCTCCCAGCATCATCCAGCAGCTTCCCCACCACACCTGGACCTGAGCAAC CTGAACAGATGGAGCTTGGTGGAAAGTCAGCACTCAACAGCTTCCAGCTCCCTGGAAAGGCGGACCGTGCCCCGCTCCCCCTTGTACGCTGACCCCTATACACCCAGCTCCCTCACTGCACGCAGTGTGGCAGGCTCCAGCTTTCTGGAAGAG ttcTCGCAGTGTCATGGACAGACGGGTTCAGCACAGGTGAATCGTTGCCCAGCCATTCCAGTATCCGGTCACCTTCCTCTCCAGAAGAAGAACTCCCAGCCTCTGACAAGCAGTCACTGGAGAGAGGTGCCTGCAGCTCAGAGATACAGCACCCCTGGTACCTCATGCAGTCTCCGTCTGGGGCCTTCTGATGATGCTTCTTATTTTGCAAAA GTCTCTTCTCTGCGAGAGGAGCATCGGGACACCTCACTGCAGCCACCAG AGGGGAGCACTGGCGCTTACGACCTGCCAGATCTCAACTGCCTGCACCGTGACTCTGCAGCCTACCATGACTATGCCGAACTCCAGAGCTTCCAGAGTGACTGTAGCTATGACAACCTGTGGGATGCTGAGGTGAAGGAGTCAGGTGCGCTGCATGCCTCACCAGCACCGAGCCAGCAGTTCTACCAGGCCTGA